In Terriglobales bacterium, the genomic window AGCCGTGCGCGACATCGTGATCGGAATGGCGGACGGACTTACCGTGCCGTTCGCGCTGGCGGCCGGGCTTTCCGGTGCGATCAAGGCAACGCACGTGATCGTAGTCGCCGGACTGGCGGAGATCGCCGCGGGATCGATCGCGATGGGACTGGGCGGGTACTTGGCCGCCAAGAGTGACGCCGAGCACTACGAGCAGGAGCGGGCGCGGGAGTGGCGCGAGGTGAAGGAGATTCCGGAGGAGGAAGCGCGCGAAGTTTCGCAGATTCTCCAGGAATACGGCATGGCCACCGGCGAGGCGGATACGGTGGTGGCGGCGCTGGAAAAACGGCCCGAGGCCTGGGTAGATTTCATGATGCGATTCGAACTCGGACTGGAGCCGCCGGAGCCGGGGCGCGCGGTGCGCAGCGCGGCCACGATTGCCGGATCCTACGTCGCGGGCGGCCTCATTCCGCTGGCGCCGTACATCCTGCTGAACCA contains:
- a CDS encoding VIT1/CCC1 transporter family protein is translated as MPQTPHIERHFTSSEAVRDIVIGMADGLTVPFALAAGLSGAIKATHVIVVAGLAEIAAGSIAMGLGGYLAAKSDAEHYEQERAREWREVKEIPEEEAREVSQILQEYGMATGEADTVVAALEKRPEAWVDFMMRFELGLEPPEPGRAVRSAATIAGSYVAGGLIPLAPYILLNQASMALIASVCVTLIALAGFGYIKGRFTGAVPFRSASQTLVTGALAAAAAYVLARLIS